AGACCAGCCAGATGTTCATCACCGGCCCCGCCGTCATCAAGACGGTCACCGGCGAGGACGTGACCCTGGAGGAACTGGGCGGCGGCCGGACGCACAACGAGAAGTCCGGCAACGCGCACTACCTGGCCGCGGACGAGACCGACGCCATCGAGTACGTGCGCGACCTGATCAGCTACATGCCCCAGAACAACCTGGAGGACCCGCCGGTCTACGACGAGGCCGAGGTCGACCTCACGATCACCGACCGCGACCGCGAACTGGACCTGCTGATCCCCGATTCGCCCAACCAGCCCTACGACATCCGCACGGTCATCAAGACGGTGCTCGACGACGACGAGTTCCTCGAGGTGCAGCAGCTCTACGCCGGGAACATCGTGGTCGGCTTCGGACGCATCGAGGGCCGCGTGGTGGGCGTGGTCGCCAACCAGCCGATGGTGTTCGCGGGCTGCCTGGACATCAACGCCTCGGAGAAGGCGGCCCGCTTCGTCCGCACCTGCGACTGCTTCAACATCCCGGTGCTGACGTTCGTCGACGTCCCGGGCTTCCTCCCCGGCGTGGAGCAGGAGCACAACGGCATCATCCGCCGCGGCGCCAAGCTGATCTACGCCTACGCCGAAGCCACGGTGCCGCTCGTGACGATCATCACGCGCAAGGCCTACGGCGGCGCGTACGACGTGATGGGGTCCAAGCACCTGGGTGCCGACGTCAACCTGGCGTGGCCCACCGCACAGATCGCGGTGATGGGCGCCGAGGGCGCGGTCGAGATCCTCTACCGCAAGGAGCTGGCCGAGGCCGAGGACCCGATCGCGCGGCGCAAGGAGCTGGTCGCCGAGTACAACGACGAGCTGGCCAACCCCTACGTGGCGGCCGAGCGCGGCTACATCGACCAGGTCATCTACCCGCATGCCACGCGGGAGACCATCATCCGGGTGATGCGGCTGCTGCGCACCAAGCGCGAGTCGCTGCCGCCCAAGAAGCACGGGAACATCCCGCTGTGACCGCCCACGAGGCCGAGCAGCCGGTCGCCTTCGAGGTGCTCACCGGGTCCCCAGCGACGAGGAACTGGCCGCCCTCACGGCCGTCCTCGCCGTGCTGCGACGCGGACGCGGGCGCCCGCGTCCGCCCGCCAACCGCGCCATCGCGGGCGGCTGGCGGTCGCATTGGCACCTCGTCCGACACGACCTGATGCAGGGCGACGGCGCCTGGCGGAGCACCGCCCGTCGCTGACGCCGTGTCACCCGGCCCCGCGCTTCCTGGAGGGGGCGCGGGGCGCTAGGCTCCCGGGCATCCGTTCATGGTGCGAAGGAGCCTTCATGTCCGCCGTTTCCGATATCAAGTCCCAGCTCGACCTCGCTCAGGTGGCGCAGTTGCTGGGAACCGACCAGGCCACCGCCGACCAGGCGGTCGACCAGGCCCTGGAGTCCCTCGTCGGCACGATGGACGCCAACGTCGGCGATCCCAGCCAGGCCATCGGCCTCACCCGCGCCCTGGGCGACCACCTCGACGCCTCCGGTGACGTCGACCTCGAGCAGGTCGACACCGTCGACGGCGAGAAGATCGTGGGCCACGTCTACTCGGCCGACCAGATCCAGAGCCTGTCCGCCGGCGCCGGCGGCTCGCTGATCCGCAAGCTGCTGCCGATCCTCGCCCCGCTCGTGATGGGCTACCTGGCCTCCAAGCTCGACGGCTACATGCGGGGCGGCGCGGCAGCGCAGCAGGCGCCCGCCGGCCAGGGCGGCCTCGGCGACCTCCTCGGCGGCCTGCTCGGCGGCGGCCAGGGCGGCGCGCCCGCCGGCGGCGGCGGTCTCGGCGACCTGCTGGGCGGCCTGCTCGGCGGCGGCCAGGGCGGCGCGGGCGGCGGCCTGGGCGACATCCTCGGCGGCGTGCTGGGCGACCCGCAGCAGGCCCCGGCGCCCCAGCAGGCGCCGGCGCAGCAGCCGCAGAACACCGGCGGCGGCACCTTCCGCGTGCCGACGCCCGGCGACACCTCCCTGAACACCGGCGCCGCGGCCCGACCCAGCAGCCGCAGGCGGCCGGCCCCGACGCGGGCGGCCTGCTCGGCGGTATCCTCTCCGACCTGCTGCGGGGCCGGCGCTGAGCGTGCGGCTCGTCCTGGCGTCCTCGTCCCCGCCCGGCTGCGTGCGCTCCGGGCGGCGGGACTGGACCCCACGGTGGTGGTGTCCGGCGTCGATGAGAGCCGCATCACCGCCCCCACACCCCAGGAACTCACCCTCGCGCTCGCCCGGCTCAAGGGCGAGGCGGTCCTGCCCGCCCTCGACCCGGACGCCGATCTCGTCGTCGTGGCCTGCGACTCGGTCCTCGACCTGGACGGGGCGGCGCTGGGCAAGCCCGGCACCGACGACGCCGTCCGGGAGCGCTGGCGGGCGATGCGCGGGCGCGACGGCTTCCTCGTCACCGGCCACTGGGTCGCGGTGCGCCGCGACGGCGTCTGGCGGACGACGCAGGCGGCGGCGCGCACCCGTGTCCGGTTCGCCCAGGTCTCCGACGCCGAGATCGAGGCCTACATCGCCACCGGCGAGCCCCAGCAGGTCGCCGGGGCGTTCACCATCGACGGCTACGGCGCCGCCTTCATCACCGGTCTGGGCGGGGACCACCACAACGTGATCGGGATCAGCATCCCGCTGCTCCGCTCGCTGCTGGGCGACCTGGGGGTCGCCTGGACGTCGCTGTGGCAGCCCACCGGGTAGGCTTGCCGGGCTATGTCTGAGGTCCCCGCCGTCCGCTCGTCACGCCTGCCCGCGCCGATCCGCGCCATGCGGCCCCGGCAGTGGGTGAAGAACATCCTCGTGCTGGCCGCCCCCGT
Above is a window of Propioniciclava coleopterorum DNA encoding:
- a CDS encoding Maf family nucleotide pyrophosphatase, producing MSAVSDIKSQLDLAQVAQLLGTDQATADQAVDQALESLVGTMDANVGDPSQAIGLTRALGDHLDASGDVDLEQVDTVDGEKIVGHVYSADQIQSLSAGAGGSLIRKLLPILAPLVMGYLASKLDGYMRGGAAAQQAPAGQGGLGDLLGGLLGGGQGGAPAGGGGLGDLLGGLLGGGQGGAGGGLGDILGGVLGDPQQAPAPQQAPAQQPQNTGGGTFRVPTPGDTSLNTGAAARPSSRRRPAPTRAACSAVSSPTCCGAGAERAARPGVLVPARLRALRAAGLDPTVVVSGVDESRITAPTPQELTLALARLKGEAVLPALDPDADLVVVACDSVLDLDGAALGKPGTDDAVRERWRAMRGRDGFLVTGHWVAVRRDGVWRTTQAAARTRVRFAQVSDAEIEAYIATGEPQQVAGAFTIDGYGAAFITGLGGDHHNVIGISIPLLRSLLGDLGVAWTSLWQPTG
- a CDS encoding acyl-CoA carboxylase subunit beta, giving the protein MEIDIHTTKGKIADLGERIDAAVNAASPAAVEKQHAKGKLTARERIAALLDEGTFAEFDEFARHRSVAFGMQAKRPYTDGVITGVGAIHGRPVCVFSQDVALFGGALGQVYGEKIVKIIDFAIKTGCPLIGINEGGGARIQEGVVSLGLYGEIFRRNTLASGVIPQISLIMGAAAGGHVYSPALTDFTIMVDQTSQMFITGPAVIKTVTGEDVTLEELGGGRTHNEKSGNAHYLAADETDAIEYVRDLISYMPQNNLEDPPVYDEAEVDLTITDRDRELDLLIPDSPNQPYDIRTVIKTVLDDDEFLEVQQLYAGNIVVGFGRIEGRVVGVVANQPMVFAGCLDINASEKAARFVRTCDCFNIPVLTFVDVPGFLPGVEQEHNGIIRRGAKLIYAYAEATVPLVTIITRKAYGGAYDVMGSKHLGADVNLAWPTAQIAVMGAEGAVEILYRKELAEAEDPIARRKELVAEYNDELANPYVAAERGYIDQVIYPHATRETIIRVMRLLRTKRESLPPKKHGNIPL